The sequence AGAGTAATCTTTGCGGATAATCAGGCAGCAAATTTGTCCAATCAACTATAATTGTAAGGTTTCCATTTAGTGGAACAAGAACAAGTTCGATGTTAACTGTAATTGTTTCGCCGGCAACTACTTCTCCTGTACCAGTTCCTTCGGCAATCAGTAAGTCACTTTCGTAAACTGCTACATAAATTTCATAAATTCCGGGCTGCAAAGCATAAAAAGTTCCTGATGCAATATTGTTTTCAATTGTCAGTTCCAAACTTCTGGTGAAATCATCCCGGGTGATTGTAACTATTACCTGTGTTACATCAAAGCCATTATCGATCGCGGGTTGCAGGTTCATTTCAATCGGTAATTCAGCAATTTCATTATCGTTAGTTGGAAGCTGCTGGCAGGATGTAAAAATTACCATCAGAGAAATAATCAATAACTTAAGAATTATCTTCTTCATAAATAACCAATTTAAAATTTATTTTTGTTCTCTTTGAGCATAAAGGATTTGAAAAATATCATCGGCAATACTATCCAAATGTGCTTGAGAAATTGTATTGAAATTTTCCATGTTGGCAGCTTCAATTTTATTCTGTATCTTTTTTATATTAAATCTCGCTAAAGCTACAGCATCAGCAGGAAGTTCATCATTATCCTTTAAAATGAGATTACCCAGATTTTCAATATATTTCTTCTGCAGATTTCTACGGTAACTATTGATATTTTTTTCTTCATCCAGTTCTTGCCACACTTCAGTTCGAATCGTATCAAAAAGCTCTGCCATTGTGAAAGCTTCTTCATGCTTGGGGAATTTTACTTCGTTGTCGGTTATTCGAGCCAGAATGCGGGGATTGAAAACATGAGAATAAATAATAGATTGAATCCAATTTACATAATTATGGATCTTATATTCCTGCCGATCATAACTCCAGATGCTGTTTGTGAACTTGGCATTTTTTTCGGGAACAAGTTTATTTAAAACATCAGGATCAAATTCAAAAGCATCAGCAGCGAACATATTTTTCATCAGGAAATCAAGTGCTTCCCGCTGTTTTGCGGCAGGCACAATTTCAAATGGTGGTCTGCCATTTGGATCGCCGATGTGATCACGATGAGAATAGATTCCACCAATAAATTTTACTACATTTCCAGCAGCACTGTTGTATTCGCTCCAACCCTGACCAAAAACATCCCGGAATTTTGTGTATGATTCTCCTTCTTTCTGGAAATTTTCAATTATATTATCCCACCAGTAATTAGCCAGTTCCAGGCGATAAATATAATTTTCTATGATATCAGAACTCATATCGAAAACATTGCAGTTTGGATCCATTCCACGAGCTCCACGCCCGTAGGAATCCTCATCTGTGCCATAATCATGATATGGTAAAGCACCTTTGGATGCAATTTCTCCCAGTTTTTCATCTTCATCCTTATCAAATTCCGAATAAGCATATTCAACGACCCATTTATCCCATTCACCTACTTTTAACTGGAAATATTCAACCTGATCTCCATGCAAGGGTGCCAGATAAGCAGGAACATAATCCATCACAGAACCAACGATTCCGTGTTTTTTTACAAAATCTTCATCCTGAATTTGCTCATTGGTGTAATAGGTGCTGGCTTTAAAATTGTGACGGAAACCAAGCGTGTGTCCGACTTCATGAACAACCAGAGCTTTGATTCCCATATCTACAAATTTCTTCAGATCTTTTTTTGATCCGCTGAAAGTTCCGCTTCTGGTCAGGAAATTCCAGGCGTAAGACATCTGATAGGAAAGCCCTTCTGCATAAGCATCACCTTCGTAAAATCTATTTGTGTTTTTGATGGGCAGGTTAGAATTTATAAAGCTTTCAAAACTGCTTCCCGGAACTACGACATCTCCAAATTCACGAGTATAAAAACGAACGAAATCAATTGAAATACGAATATCTGCATCATAAAGTTCACCAGTATAAGGATTGGCATGCGAAGGTCCTACAGCATATCCACCACCAGGTTGAACTATCCAGCAGATCGTGTTGTAACGGGCATCGGCCGGATCCCAATCCGCATCTTCGGGCATCTCTTTTACAACGATGGCATCTTTGAATCCAATTTCTTCGTAAGCTTCATTCCAAAGTAAGATACCTTCTTTTACCGGTTTTTTAAACTCGTCGGGAATGGTATTTTCCAGCCAGAAAACAATAGGTTCTACCGGTTTGGAAAGTTTTGAATTCGGATTTTTCTTTTTCAAATTCCAGCGATTGATATACCGTACATAAGATTCCTCATCCAAAAGATCAGAGTAATCTTGATAAATCGTTGTGAAACAGCCGATTCTATCATCAGCTTTCCTTGCTTTATAATCAGTTTCGGGAATTGTGGAAAGGCTGTAATGATATTTGTGGATCATACTTCTGGAATCCGGCAGCGTATAAACATCGCGCCATTTTCCGCTTTTAAAGTGCAGAATTACATCAATTTCTGAATTTAATGGAAAGGATTTTATATTGCCAAAATAACTGTTTTCCTTATCGTAATTAACTTTTGCTTTATATCTATCGGTCACATATTCCACATTTGCCATATCACGCAGGAAAATATCGGCTGCTTTGATGAGAATTGCTCCAGTTTCAGAATGAGGTTTACCAACAATATTTGTAGAAGCAATAATGGAATTGGAAATACTCTTTTCCAAAGCTCTGCTCATAGCTTCTTCATCAGCCCGAAAACTCAAGTTTTTCTGGATCATTTGAATTCGATTGTTCACCTTTTTGAAGAAAAAGGGAAAATTCCAGAGCATGGAAGAAGCGTCGAACATGTAGGCATCACCGGATTGACGCGTCATTGTACAAAGATAGATTATACCAAATTGTTCGGGATTGATCTGCAGATAAACTGTGCCGTCTTCTTCGTTTTTGTACATTGTAAAAAGACCTTCGATCTCCTGCAGGTCTTTGATAAGATCTTCAAAACCTTTGTTGGCATTTATACTATCCGATTTTGCTTCTGTTATGGCTTGTTTAATTTCTTCAGATGAGATCAAACTGTCAGGATCAAATTTGTCTGATCCTTTTAAAGCAAAGGCATTGATGAAAATTCCCAAAATTAAAATTAATATTGTAAATCCAGTTTTTTTATTTTCCATATTTTCACTCCGTATTATCTTCAGCTTCCCGAGATTCCTGAGGAATTTCTTTTAATAATTCTCGTACTGTTTCTTCATCTTCTTTGCTAACCAGAAATACAGCATTTCCGATATCAGCACCCATCGCAAATTCAAATTTTGCTCCCAGGATGCTCTGCATATTTTCGCCATTCACGAAATATTGAATGCCGGAATCTTCCAGAACAGATTTTATTATTGCCGTTAAGCCAGGATCTGCACTTTCGAAGACTTTTACAAATTCAACATTTTCATCAGGTAGAATAACATCTACCAGATCGACGTCACATTCGGGACAATGTGTAATTCCTTGTTTATATTCAGCTTTACATTTTGGACAGAACATAATTCACCTCACTTATTTTTTTTTTCATTAAAAACTTGAACCCGGTTTCTACCCAGGTGCTTTGCTTTGTAAAGAATTTTATCGGCAGCTTTCAAAACTTTCTCCGGTTTATCCAGTTCTTTATCTGCTTCTGCAGCTCCTATACTTACAGTTATTTTCACCTGTTTGGATTTTGGAATTTTTTTCTTTCCCCGATATTCATCAGATTTGAATTTGCGATCTTTATCTCGAATAATAAAAAGAGTTTTTTCGATTGCCTGTCGGCATTCTTCCAAGATTGGAACCGCTTCTTCCAGAGTTTTACCAGGGAAAATCGTAGTAAACTCTTCACCTCCATAACGGAAAGTTTTACCAAATTCCTGATTATGATTTAATTTTGCAGCTACCATGCGCAAAGCCTGATCACCAGATTTGTGACCGTAAGAATCGTTAAATTTTTTAAAGTGATCCACATCGATCATGGCAATTGTGTATTTTCTGCCAAGATTCAGCATAGATTCATTGAATCTGCGCCTTCCCGGTAAACTGGTGAGTTCATCCACATAAGCCAGGTAAAACGAAGATTCTATTGTGGAAATTAGAAGGATTATTCCTGCTACGCAAAAAAAAAGCTGCATTTGAACTTGATTTTGATATCCGACAATTCCGGGAAAGACAGAAATTAGAAGGACAAAATAATATGCATTAACTACATTGCGTGATTTGTTGTAGTGGTAAATAAAAATTCCCAGCACCACAAGCAGTGAGATATAAATCATGGTGTTATCAATCAACAATCGGAAAGTTAAAAAATCGATGAAATAGCCAAATACCTGTTCCAGCCAGGCAGAAAAATTGGGAAATTCAACATACATTTCATAGATAAATTTTGAACCAGAATTATCCCGGAAATTGCTCAGGAAAAAGATGAAACCCATTTCAATAAGTAAAATCAAAAGATAACGAATTCCCACATTTCCAAATATAAATTTATTCTTGATCTTACTCCAGATAATGAATTTTATCGGCAGAAAGAAGGCTATCAATAAAGTTATTGTCGGCAAATTGGGAGCAAGATGCAGAAGCGCAAAATAGCAGACAAACAAAGTAAATGAGTTTAATACAAGACCTGTATTATGAGAGCGGAATCCAAATAGAATTCCCAAAGTAAAAAGCAGGTAGGGAAGATAGGGGATGATGACCAAAATGGAACGCAGCAAAATATTGCATTCAGCTTTATCACAGATCAAAGTCCATTTGGTTGATAAGATGATTGCTGATAAAAATAAAATCGTTGGCAACAAAAATGGTTTTATATAATTCAGAAATCTTCTAAACATTTTTATCGGCATCCTCATGAATGGTAATGATCTTTCTAAGCTGAAACTTGAGTACAAAATAAGACAAAATACCACCTAAAATGTAAGCGGTCATCGTTGCCAGAAAAATTCCTTTTTCCTGCCAGTATTTTGCTCCCAGATTGGCCAGAGGAATATAGATCACAAACATCT comes from Candidatus Cloacimonadota bacterium and encodes:
- a CDS encoding DUF2007 domain-containing protein encodes the protein MFCPKCKAEYKQGITHCPECDVDLVDVILPDENVEFVKVFESADPGLTAIIKSVLEDSGIQYFVNGENMQSILGAKFEFAMGADIGNAVFLVSKEDEETVRELLKEIPQESREAEDNTE
- a CDS encoding GGDEF domain-containing protein, giving the protein MFRRFLNYIKPFLLPTILFLSAIILSTKWTLICDKAECNILLRSILVIIPYLPYLLFTLGILFGFRSHNTGLVLNSFTLFVCYFALLHLAPNLPTITLLIAFFLPIKFIIWSKIKNKFIFGNVGIRYLLILLIEMGFIFFLSNFRDNSGSKFIYEMYVEFPNFSAWLEQVFGYFIDFLTFRLLIDNTMIYISLLVVLGIFIYHYNKSRNVVNAYYFVLLISVFPGIVGYQNQVQMQLFFCVAGIILLISTIESSFYLAYVDELTSLPGRRRFNESMLNLGRKYTIAMIDVDHFKKFNDSYGHKSGDQALRMVAAKLNHNQEFGKTFRYGGEEFTTIFPGKTLEEAVPILEECRQAIEKTLFIIRDKDRKFKSDEYRGKKKIPKSKQVKITVSIGAAEADKELDKPEKVLKAADKILYKAKHLGRNRVQVFNEKKNK
- a CDS encoding zinc-dependent metalloprotease, which gives rise to MENKKTGFTILILILGIFINAFALKGSDKFDPDSLISSEEIKQAITEAKSDSINANKGFEDLIKDLQEIEGLFTMYKNEEDGTVYLQINPEQFGIIYLCTMTRQSGDAYMFDASSMLWNFPFFFKKVNNRIQMIQKNLSFRADEEAMSRALEKSISNSIIASTNIVGKPHSETGAILIKAADIFLRDMANVEYVTDRYKAKVNYDKENSYFGNIKSFPLNSEIDVILHFKSGKWRDVYTLPDSRSMIHKYHYSLSTIPETDYKARKADDRIGCFTTIYQDYSDLLDEESYVRYINRWNLKKKNPNSKLSKPVEPIVFWLENTIPDEFKKPVKEGILLWNEAYEEIGFKDAIVVKEMPEDADWDPADARYNTICWIVQPGGGYAVGPSHANPYTGELYDADIRISIDFVRFYTREFGDVVVPGSSFESFINSNLPIKNTNRFYEGDAYAEGLSYQMSYAWNFLTRSGTFSGSKKDLKKFVDMGIKALVVHEVGHTLGFRHNFKASTYYTNEQIQDEDFVKKHGIVGSVMDYVPAYLAPLHGDQVEYFQLKVGEWDKWVVEYAYSEFDKDEDEKLGEIASKGALPYHDYGTDEDSYGRGARGMDPNCNVFDMSSDIIENYIYRLELANYWWDNIIENFQKEGESYTKFRDVFGQGWSEYNSAAGNVVKFIGGIYSHRDHIGDPNGRPPFEIVPAAKQREALDFLMKNMFAADAFEFDPDVLNKLVPEKNAKFTNSIWSYDRQEYKIHNYVNWIQSIIYSHVFNPRILARITDNEVKFPKHEEAFTMAELFDTIRTEVWQELDEEKNINSYRRNLQKKYIENLGNLILKDNDELPADAVALARFNIKKIQNKIEAANMENFNTISQAHLDSIADDIFQILYAQREQK